One Maribacter dokdonensis DSW-8 genomic region harbors:
- a CDS encoding MarC family protein: protein MDDLITFSIAVFTGFFAITNPISNMTVFLSLTQGADNKTKEDINKRANLIAFIIVLVFVLLGKYIFELFNISIPAFKITGGILIFYIGFEMLQSKQSNVKNIKHVNIDENIAVSPLAIPILAGPGTIVTAMNFVSSAQPVHIAIVIAVFGFMSLLTYFTFRLSNLIVKLVGFNVISVIGKIMGLIIAIIGTGMIIEGIKISFNLITK from the coding sequence ATGGATGACTTAATTACATTTTCAATTGCCGTTTTTACTGGTTTCTTTGCCATTACAAACCCAATTTCTAACATGACCGTTTTTTTATCGTTAACTCAAGGTGCCGATAATAAAACTAAGGAAGATATCAATAAAAGAGCAAACCTAATTGCGTTTATTATTGTATTGGTATTTGTGCTTTTAGGCAAGTATATTTTTGAACTTTTCAATATCAGTATTCCTGCGTTTAAGATCACGGGCGGAATTCTAATTTTCTATATCGGTTTTGAGATGCTACAATCAAAACAATCTAACGTAAAAAATATAAAACACGTTAATATTGATGAGAATATTGCCGTGTCTCCACTTGCCATTCCAATTTTGGCCGGTCCGGGAACTATTGTTACCGCAATGAACTTTGTGTCCAGTGCACAACCGGTACATATTGCTATAGTTATTGCCGTATTCGGTTTTATGAGCCTTCTCACTTATTTCACGTTCAGACTTAGTAATTTAATAGTAAAATTAGTTGGCTTTAACGTTATTTCGGTAATTGGAAAAATAATGGGTCTTATCATAGCCATTATTGGTACGGGTATGATCATAGAGGGTATTAAAATTTCCTTTAATTTAATTACGAAGTAA
- a CDS encoding NAD(P)H-dependent oxidoreductase produces the protein MKKVLVLFAHPKFEKSRANTILVNYIRNKEGVTFHDLYEEYPDFHIDVSYEKKLLEEHDVIVWHHPMYWYSCPPLLKQWIDMVLEFNWAYGPKGKALTSKICLNAITTGGSKELYCSQGSNSYTITEFLRPFEQTANLCLMNYRQPFTVMGTYRLTDEQLSEYGSQYSSLIDSLQNEKTVLST, from the coding sequence ATGAAAAAAGTACTTGTTTTGTTTGCTCACCCAAAGTTTGAAAAATCTAGGGCAAATACCATTTTGGTCAATTATATCAGAAATAAAGAGGGTGTAACCTTTCACGATTTGTATGAAGAGTATCCAGATTTTCATATTGATGTTTCCTATGAAAAAAAATTATTGGAAGAACATGATGTAATCGTTTGGCATCATCCAATGTACTGGTACAGTTGTCCGCCTTTATTAAAGCAATGGATAGATATGGTGTTGGAATTTAATTGGGCATACGGACCAAAGGGCAAGGCCCTAACTTCAAAAATATGTTTAAATGCCATTACTACCGGTGGAAGTAAAGAATTGTATTGCTCACAAGGTAGCAATAGCTATACCATTACCGAGTTTTTAAGACCTTTTGAACAGACCGCCAACCTTTGTCTAATGAATTATAGACAACCATTTACCGTAATGGGTACCTATAGATTAACTGATGAACAGCTTAGCGAATACGGTTCGCAATACAGTTCTTTGATAGATAGCCTACAAAATGAAAAGACGGTGCTTAGTACTTAA